One Roseomonas sp. OT10 DNA window includes the following coding sequences:
- a CDS encoding mannose-1-phosphate guanylyltransferase/mannose-6-phosphate isomerase, whose protein sequence is MSHPAPTPAEPKLVPVILSGGTGTRLWPLSREGYPKQFWPLGGEATMLQATAARGAGPGFAAPIVVASEPHRFLVAEQLREAGVSGARILLEPEGRNSAPAIAAAALLAAEEDPHAVLWVMAADHVMEDLAALHAAVERAAQAARAGAIVAFGMRPTAPETGYGYIEAGAPLEGVAGVQRVARFVEKPDAATARGFLESGRYLWNSGMFVASAATWLAELERLEPELLAAVRAAMGQAVRDLDFVRLGAEAFRAAPSVSIDYAVMEKTPHAAVVPLSLEWSDVGSWDSLWAVSPKDAAGNATTGPVELLDAQGCFVRSEGILTGVIGLTDAVVVVTEDAVLAMPRARAQDVKKLVERLKARGVPQATEHRRVYRPWGHYEGLILGSRFQVKKISVRPGAKLSLQKHHHRAEHWVVVNGTAIVERDGERVLLRENESIYLPLGCVHRMENPGMIPLTLIEVQSGSYLGEDDIVRIEDTYGRV, encoded by the coding sequence ATGAGCCATCCCGCGCCGACCCCCGCCGAGCCGAAGCTTGTGCCTGTGATTTTGAGCGGGGGGACGGGGACGCGGCTGTGGCCGCTGTCGCGGGAGGGGTATCCGAAGCAGTTCTGGCCGCTGGGGGGCGAGGCGACGATGCTGCAGGCGACGGCGGCGCGGGGCGCGGGGCCCGGGTTTGCGGCGCCGATCGTGGTGGCGTCGGAGCCGCACCGCTTCCTGGTGGCGGAGCAGTTGCGCGAGGCGGGGGTGTCGGGGGCGCGGATCCTGCTGGAGCCGGAGGGGCGCAACTCGGCGCCGGCGATTGCGGCGGCGGCGCTGCTGGCGGCGGAGGAGGACCCGCATGCGGTGCTGTGGGTGATGGCGGCCGACCACGTGATGGAGGACCTCGCGGCGCTGCACGCGGCGGTGGAGCGTGCGGCGCAGGCGGCGCGGGCGGGGGCAATCGTGGCCTTCGGGATGCGGCCGACGGCGCCGGAGACGGGCTATGGCTACATCGAGGCGGGGGCGCCGCTGGAGGGGGTGGCGGGGGTGCAGCGGGTGGCGCGCTTCGTGGAGAAGCCCGACGCGGCGACGGCGCGCGGCTTCCTGGAGAGCGGGCGCTACCTGTGGAACTCGGGCATGTTCGTGGCCAGCGCGGCGACCTGGCTGGCGGAGCTGGAGCGGCTGGAGCCGGAGCTGCTGGCGGCGGTGCGGGCGGCGATGGGGCAGGCGGTGCGCGACCTGGACTTCGTGCGGCTGGGGGCGGAGGCGTTCCGGGCGGCGCCGTCGGTCTCGATCGACTATGCGGTGATGGAGAAGACGCCGCATGCGGCGGTGGTGCCGCTGTCGCTGGAATGGTCGGACGTGGGCTCGTGGGACTCGCTGTGGGCGGTCTCGCCCAAGGACGCGGCGGGCAACGCGACGACGGGTCCGGTGGAGCTGCTGGACGCCCAGGGCTGCTTCGTGCGCTCGGAGGGCATCCTGACCGGGGTGATCGGGCTGACCGACGCGGTGGTGGTGGTGACCGAGGACGCGGTGCTGGCGATGCCGCGGGCGCGGGCGCAGGACGTCAAGAAGCTGGTGGAGCGGCTCAAGGCCCGCGGCGTGCCGCAGGCCACCGAGCACCGCCGCGTCTACCGCCCCTGGGGCCACTACGAGGGGCTGATCCTGGGCAGCCGCTTCCAGGTGAAGAAGATCTCCGTCCGCCCCGGCGCCAAGCTCTCCCTGCAGAAGCACCACCACCGCGCCGAGCACTGGGTGGTGGTCAACGGCACCGCCATCGTCGAGCGCGACGGCGAGCGCGTGCTCCTGCGCGAGAACGAGAGCATCTACCTCCCGCTGGGCTGCGTCCATCGCATGGAAAACCCCGGCATGATCCCCCTCACCCTCATCGAGGTCCAGTCCGGCTCCTACCTCGGCGAGGACGACATCGTCCGCATCGAGGATACCTACGGCCGCGTCTGA